Proteins from one Setaria italica strain Yugu1 chromosome V, Setaria_italica_v2.0, whole genome shotgun sequence genomic window:
- the LOC101756921 gene encoding cytochrome P450 72A11 isoform X2 — MDDDGGTALLRESSPWSLLGGAAAVLLLWWAAQVLEWAWLAPRRMERALRAQGLRGNRYRFLWGDLKEERRLTAAALARPVPMDRPHDILPRVSPLLHRAVEEHGKLSFTWFGTIPRITVIDPELAREVASNKDGYFVKTKLATRMVKFLIGGVAILDGEEWVKHRRIMNPAFHAEKLKGMLPAFSAACSDLICRWENLLADSVGTIELDVWAEFQNLSGDVLSRTVFGVSYEEGRRIFLLQAEQVVRVTQAFGTSHIPGYFLLPTKGNRRIKAINRETKTILRGIIEKRREAMKNGEPTKHDLLGMLLESNMNYSNSDGKSSGGLNVEEVIEECKLFYFAGTESSAILLTYTMVLLSMHPEWLDRARDEVLQVFGQNKPDFSGFSRLKVVTMVLYEVLRLYPPALFINRRTHKQTELGGVVYPPDVMFVIPIMFVHRDPALWGQDAGEFNPGRFAEGVSKACGDPGAFIPFSWGPRICIGQNFALLEAKLAISMVLQRFAFELSPEYAHAPYSILTLHPQHSVPVRVRRL, encoded by the exons ATGGACGACGACGGTGGCACGGCGCTGCTCCGTGAGTCCTCGCCGTGGAGCctgctcggcggcgcggcggccgtgctGCTGCTGTGGTGGGCGGCGCAGGTCCTGGAGTGGGCCTGGCTGGCTCCCCGGCGCATGGAGCGGGCCCTCAGGGCGCAGGGCCTGAGGGGCAACCGCTACCGCTTCCTCTGGGGCGACCTCAAGGAGGAGCGCcggctgacggcggcggccctggCCAGGCCCGTGCCCATGGACCGGCCCCACGACATCCTCCCGCGCGTCTCCCCTCTCCTTCACCGTGCCGTCGAGGAGCATG GTAAGCTCTCGTTTACATGGTTCGGGACGATCCCCAGAATTACAGTCATTGACCCCGAGCTGGCCCGGGAAGTTGCATCAAACAAAGATGGCTACTTCGTGAAAACAAAGCTGGCCACCCGCATGGTCAAGTTTCTGATTGGTGGGGTCGCGATCCTTGACGGCGAGGAATGGGTCAAGCATAGGAGGATTATGAATCCAGCCTTCCATGCAGAGAAACTGAAG GGGATGTTGCCTGCGTTCTCTGCAGCTTGCAGCGATCTAATTTGCAGATGGGAGAACTTACTTGCTGATTCTGTTGGAACCATTGAGCTAGACGTTTGGGCTGAGTTCCAAAATTTATCCGGGGATGTACTTTCAAGAACTGTTTTCGGTGTTAGCTACGAAGAAGGCAGAAGAATTTTCCTACTTCAAGCTGAACAAGTTGTCCGCGTTACTCAAGCTTTCGGGACAAGTCATATCCCAGGATACTT TCTTTTACCAACAAAAGGGAACCGAAGGATAAAGGCTATTAACAGGGAGACCAAGACGATCCTAAGGGGAATAATAGAGAAGAGACGTGAGGCCATGAAGAACGGTGAACCCACCAAACATGACTTGCTCGGCATGCTGTTGGAATCAAACATGAATTACAGCAACTCCGATGGAAAGTCCAGCGGGGGGCTCAACGTAGAAGAAGTGATTGAAGAATGCAAGTTGTTCTACTTTGCAGGAACAGAGAGTAGCGCTATCCTGCTGACTTACACAATGGTACTCTTGAGCATGCATCCGGAGTGGCTAGATCGAGCCAGGGATGAAGTTCTGCAAGTCTTTGGGCAAAACAAGCCAGATTTCAGCGGTTTCAGTCGTCTAAAAGTT GTGACAATGGTGTTGTACGAGGTGCTACGCCTGTACCCTCCGGCATTGTTCATCAACCGACGGACGCACAAGCAGACTGAGCTCGGAGGCGTCGTGTACCCACCGGATGTCATGTTTGTGATCCCCATCATGTTTGTCCACCGCGACCCTGCGCTCTGGGGGCAGGACGCCGGCGAGTTCAACCCGGGGAGGTTCGCCGAGGGCGTGTCCAAGGCGTGCGGCGACCCGGGCGCCTTCATCCCCTTCAGCTGGGGGCCGCGCATATGCATCGGCCAGAACTTTGCGCTGCTGGAGGCCAAGCTCGCCATTAGCATGGTCCTGCAGCGCTTCGCGTTTGAGCTCTCGCCGGAGTACGCGCACGCGCCCTACAGCATTCTGACACTTCACCCGCAGCACAGCGTTCCGGTTAGGGTACGCCGGCTCTGA
- the LOC101756921 gene encoding cytochrome P450 72A11 isoform X1 produces MDDDGGTALLRESSPWSLLGGAAAVLLLWWAAQVLEWAWLAPRRMERALRAQGLRGNRYRFLWGDLKEERRLTAAALARPVPMDRPHDILPRVSPLLHRAVEEHDGCAGKLSFTWFGTIPRITVIDPELAREVASNKDGYFVKTKLATRMVKFLIGGVAILDGEEWVKHRRIMNPAFHAEKLKGMLPAFSAACSDLICRWENLLADSVGTIELDVWAEFQNLSGDVLSRTVFGVSYEEGRRIFLLQAEQVVRVTQAFGTSHIPGYFLLPTKGNRRIKAINRETKTILRGIIEKRREAMKNGEPTKHDLLGMLLESNMNYSNSDGKSSGGLNVEEVIEECKLFYFAGTESSAILLTYTMVLLSMHPEWLDRARDEVLQVFGQNKPDFSGFSRLKVVTMVLYEVLRLYPPALFINRRTHKQTELGGVVYPPDVMFVIPIMFVHRDPALWGQDAGEFNPGRFAEGVSKACGDPGAFIPFSWGPRICIGQNFALLEAKLAISMVLQRFAFELSPEYAHAPYSILTLHPQHSVPVRVRRL; encoded by the exons ATGGACGACGACGGTGGCACGGCGCTGCTCCGTGAGTCCTCGCCGTGGAGCctgctcggcggcgcggcggccgtgctGCTGCTGTGGTGGGCGGCGCAGGTCCTGGAGTGGGCCTGGCTGGCTCCCCGGCGCATGGAGCGGGCCCTCAGGGCGCAGGGCCTGAGGGGCAACCGCTACCGCTTCCTCTGGGGCGACCTCAAGGAGGAGCGCcggctgacggcggcggccctggCCAGGCCCGTGCCCATGGACCGGCCCCACGACATCCTCCCGCGCGTCTCCCCTCTCCTTCACCGTGCCGTCGAGGAGCATG ACGGATGTGCAGGTAAGCTCTCGTTTACATGGTTCGGGACGATCCCCAGAATTACAGTCATTGACCCCGAGCTGGCCCGGGAAGTTGCATCAAACAAAGATGGCTACTTCGTGAAAACAAAGCTGGCCACCCGCATGGTCAAGTTTCTGATTGGTGGGGTCGCGATCCTTGACGGCGAGGAATGGGTCAAGCATAGGAGGATTATGAATCCAGCCTTCCATGCAGAGAAACTGAAG GGGATGTTGCCTGCGTTCTCTGCAGCTTGCAGCGATCTAATTTGCAGATGGGAGAACTTACTTGCTGATTCTGTTGGAACCATTGAGCTAGACGTTTGGGCTGAGTTCCAAAATTTATCCGGGGATGTACTTTCAAGAACTGTTTTCGGTGTTAGCTACGAAGAAGGCAGAAGAATTTTCCTACTTCAAGCTGAACAAGTTGTCCGCGTTACTCAAGCTTTCGGGACAAGTCATATCCCAGGATACTT TCTTTTACCAACAAAAGGGAACCGAAGGATAAAGGCTATTAACAGGGAGACCAAGACGATCCTAAGGGGAATAATAGAGAAGAGACGTGAGGCCATGAAGAACGGTGAACCCACCAAACATGACTTGCTCGGCATGCTGTTGGAATCAAACATGAATTACAGCAACTCCGATGGAAAGTCCAGCGGGGGGCTCAACGTAGAAGAAGTGATTGAAGAATGCAAGTTGTTCTACTTTGCAGGAACAGAGAGTAGCGCTATCCTGCTGACTTACACAATGGTACTCTTGAGCATGCATCCGGAGTGGCTAGATCGAGCCAGGGATGAAGTTCTGCAAGTCTTTGGGCAAAACAAGCCAGATTTCAGCGGTTTCAGTCGTCTAAAAGTT GTGACAATGGTGTTGTACGAGGTGCTACGCCTGTACCCTCCGGCATTGTTCATCAACCGACGGACGCACAAGCAGACTGAGCTCGGAGGCGTCGTGTACCCACCGGATGTCATGTTTGTGATCCCCATCATGTTTGTCCACCGCGACCCTGCGCTCTGGGGGCAGGACGCCGGCGAGTTCAACCCGGGGAGGTTCGCCGAGGGCGTGTCCAAGGCGTGCGGCGACCCGGGCGCCTTCATCCCCTTCAGCTGGGGGCCGCGCATATGCATCGGCCAGAACTTTGCGCTGCTGGAGGCCAAGCTCGCCATTAGCATGGTCCTGCAGCGCTTCGCGTTTGAGCTCTCGCCGGAGTACGCGCACGCGCCCTACAGCATTCTGACACTTCACCCGCAGCACAGCGTTCCGGTTAGGGTACGCCGGCTCTGA